A genome region from Stenotrophomonas maltophilia includes the following:
- a CDS encoding aldo/keto reductase: MQYRRLGSTGLPVSALSFGAWVTFGDQIPRDEARNLVAAAWDHGVNFFDNAEGYANGRAEQVMGDVISDLRLPRDGFCVSSKVFFGSAKDPRPTQRGLSRKHVTDACHAALKRLRVDYLDLYYCHRPDPDAPIAETVHAMDTLVRQGKILYWGTSEWSAVQIQQALDFAEGHNLQGPSMEQPQYNLLHRERVEVEYAPLYARAGLGTTIFSPLASGLLTGKYDQGIPADARLGREGMEWLQDLVLGTDAEARLGQVRRFSEVARALGQAPATLAIAWCLRNPNVSSVILGASRVSQLLQNLQALEVLEQVDAAGWAEVEAVFA; encoded by the coding sequence ATGCAATACCGTCGCCTGGGCTCCACCGGCCTGCCGGTTTCCGCCCTTTCCTTCGGCGCCTGGGTGACCTTCGGTGACCAGATCCCGCGCGATGAGGCCCGCAACCTGGTGGCCGCCGCCTGGGATCATGGCGTCAACTTCTTCGACAACGCCGAGGGCTACGCCAACGGCCGCGCCGAACAGGTGATGGGCGACGTGATCAGCGACCTGCGCCTGCCGCGCGACGGCTTCTGCGTGTCCAGCAAGGTGTTCTTCGGCAGTGCCAAGGACCCGCGTCCGACCCAGCGCGGCCTGTCGCGCAAGCATGTGACCGACGCCTGCCATGCCGCGCTCAAGCGTCTGCGGGTGGATTACCTGGACCTTTATTACTGCCACCGCCCGGATCCGGACGCGCCGATCGCCGAGACCGTGCACGCCATGGATACCCTGGTGCGGCAGGGCAAGATCCTCTACTGGGGCACTTCGGAGTGGTCGGCGGTGCAGATCCAGCAGGCGCTGGATTTCGCCGAAGGGCACAACCTGCAGGGCCCGTCGATGGAGCAGCCGCAGTACAACCTGCTGCACCGCGAGCGGGTGGAGGTCGAGTACGCACCGCTGTACGCCCGCGCCGGGCTGGGCACCACCATCTTCTCGCCGCTGGCCTCGGGCCTGCTGACCGGCAAGTACGATCAGGGCATTCCGGCCGATGCGCGGCTGGGCCGGGAAGGCATGGAATGGCTGCAGGACCTGGTGCTGGGCACCGACGCCGAGGCCCGCCTGGGCCAGGTGCGCCGCTTCAGCGAAGTCGCGCGCGCGCTGGGCCAGGCTCCGGCCACGCTGGCCATCGCCTGGTGCCTGCGCAACCCCAATGTCTCCAGCGTGATCCTCGGCGCCAGCCGGGTCAGCCAGTTGCTGCAGAACCTGCAGGCGCTGGAGGTGCTGGAGCAGGTCGATGCCGCCGGCTGGGCCGAGGTCGAAGCCGTCTTCGCCTGA